A genomic segment from Propionibacteriaceae bacterium ZF39 encodes:
- a CDS encoding AI-2E family transporter: MSDTPREDGVTAPGDPAPAQAGPSLPAQAPPPVPAPAAQQPGVRSRRTRLISLLKRSVSQQPGEAALPTTPPPPSDEPEHDYRLLRMSPFSIGFFGALGALVAVTLVSMLMAVQSILVLVLLSLFLALGLNPAVEALTRAGLRRALSVLVVALTLLVVIGLAGWAVVPVFTAQINTLIATAPDLLVQLRDNPQIAELDARYGIIQRLNEALTSQGLINAIFGGLLGAGRLLANVVFSVIVTLVLTLYFLASLPSIKQVIYNLAPASRRPRVTYLADQMFRRIGGYLSGMFLVVTTAGTASFIFMSIVGLGEYALALAVMVALFAFIPLVGSNLSMVLVALVALTVSPVAAVATIVYFLIYQQFEAYVIQPRVMKRQVDVPGAVVIVTALAGGTLLGIVGALMAIPTAAALLLLYREVLQPKLDRT, encoded by the coding sequence ATGAGCGACACACCCCGCGAGGACGGTGTCACCGCCCCGGGCGATCCGGCGCCGGCGCAGGCGGGGCCATCGTTGCCTGCCCAGGCGCCCCCGCCGGTGCCGGCCCCCGCTGCGCAGCAGCCGGGGGTCCGGTCGCGGCGGACCCGTCTCATTTCCCTCCTGAAACGGTCGGTGAGTCAGCAACCCGGCGAGGCGGCGCTTCCGACCACGCCGCCACCCCCCTCGGACGAGCCCGAGCACGATTATCGGCTCCTGCGCATGTCGCCGTTCTCGATCGGGTTCTTCGGGGCGCTCGGTGCGCTGGTGGCGGTGACGCTCGTCTCGATGCTCATGGCGGTCCAGTCGATTCTGGTGCTCGTCCTGTTGTCCTTGTTCCTCGCCCTCGGCCTGAATCCGGCAGTGGAGGCTCTTACCCGGGCCGGCCTTCGACGGGCGCTCAGCGTGCTGGTCGTGGCCCTCACCCTCCTGGTCGTCATCGGCTTGGCGGGCTGGGCCGTAGTGCCCGTGTTCACGGCCCAGATCAACACCCTGATTGCCACCGCTCCCGACCTGCTCGTCCAGCTTCGCGACAATCCGCAGATCGCCGAACTCGACGCGCGCTACGGGATCATCCAGCGGCTCAACGAAGCGCTGACGAGCCAGGGGCTCATCAACGCCATCTTCGGCGGGCTGCTGGGTGCCGGACGCCTGCTCGCCAACGTTGTCTTCTCCGTCATCGTCACGCTGGTCCTGACGCTCTATTTCCTGGCCTCGCTGCCGTCGATCAAACAGGTCATCTACAACCTGGCGCCGGCGTCCCGCCGGCCCCGGGTCACCTATCTGGCCGACCAGATGTTCCGGCGCATCGGCGGTTATCTGAGCGGGATGTTCCTCGTGGTCACGACCGCGGGAACCGCCAGCTTCATCTTCATGAGCATCGTCGGGCTGGGTGAGTATGCCCTCGCGCTCGCCGTCATGGTCGCGCTCTTCGCGTTCATCCCGCTGGTCGGATCCAACCTCTCGATGGTGCTGGTCGCGCTGGTGGCGTTGACGGTGAGCCCGGTGGCCGCCGTGGCCACGATCGTCTATTTTTTGATCTATCAGCAGTTCGAGGCCTACGTGATCCAGCCGCGCGTGATGAAACGTCAGGTGGACGTTCCGGGGGCGGTGGTGATTGTGACCGCGCTCGCCGGCGGCACTCTCCTCGGCATCGTGGGGGCCCTGATGGCCATTCCGACCGCAGCTGCTCTGCTGCTGCTCTATCGCGAGGTCCTGCAGCCCAAGCTGGACCGCACCTGA